Proteins from a single region of Streptomyces spectabilis:
- a CDS encoding thymidine kinase, with protein MPELVFFSGTMDCGKSTLALQIEHNRSARGLEGLIFARNDRAGAGKLSSRLGLVTRAFEVADGLDFYAHLVDRLSQGGRADYVIVDEAQFLTPEQVDQLARVVDDLGLDVFAFGITTDFRTRLFPGSQRLVELADRIEVLQVEALCWCGARATHNARTVGGHMVVEGAQVVVGDVNQAADEVGYEVLCRRHHRRRMTAASARAGALSPDVLPLDSDSAVGTLERS; from the coding sequence ATGCCTGAGCTGGTGTTCTTCTCCGGAACGATGGACTGCGGGAAGAGCACCCTCGCGCTGCAGATCGAGCACAACCGCTCGGCACGCGGCCTGGAGGGGCTGATCTTCGCGCGCAACGACCGGGCGGGGGCGGGCAAGCTCTCCTCCCGTCTCGGCCTCGTCACCCGGGCCTTCGAAGTCGCCGACGGCCTCGACTTCTACGCCCACCTCGTCGACCGCCTCTCCCAGGGCGGCCGCGCGGACTACGTCATCGTCGACGAGGCGCAGTTCCTCACCCCGGAGCAGGTCGACCAGCTCGCACGCGTGGTCGACGACCTGGGCCTGGACGTCTTCGCCTTCGGCATCACCACCGACTTCCGCACCCGGCTCTTCCCCGGCTCCCAGCGGCTCGTGGAGCTCGCCGACCGCATAGAGGTCCTCCAGGTCGAGGCCCTGTGCTGGTGCGGCGCCCGCGCCACCCACAACGCCCGCACCGTCGGCGGCCACATGGTCGTCGAAGGCGCCCAGGTCGTCGTCGGAGACGTCAACCAGGCGGCCGACGAGGTGGGCTACGAGGTCCTGTGCCGCCGTCACCACCGCCGCCGCATGACCGCCGCTTCCGCCCGCGCGGGCGCCCTGTCGCCGGACGTCCTGCCGCTCGACAGCGACAGCGCCGTGGGCACCCTGGAGCGCTCCTAG
- a CDS encoding VOC family protein yields the protein MTEARWPDSRRVPTARPAPGTPCWVSLMAHDLAATQEFYAQLFGWTYRPGPQQLGPYVRAFLDDREVAGIGELPADRRLPIAWTPYLASDDAGETAEMARHCGGTVGVGPLDAAEAGRMAIASDPAGAVFGIWQPAEHLGTAVAGVPGTPAWNELVTRETAEVGKFYRTLFGYTEEASGDPDADVLTLFLEGRAVASVHGVGNELPRDRGAYWMTYFEAADVDAAVARVVELGGRVVRPAREGAYGRIATVADPEGAVFTLVHTERSCQEPVRTA from the coding sequence ATGACCGAGGCACGGTGGCCGGACAGCCGACGCGTACCGACCGCGCGGCCCGCACCCGGCACGCCCTGCTGGGTGAGCCTGATGGCACACGACCTGGCCGCGACCCAGGAGTTCTACGCGCAGCTCTTCGGCTGGACGTACCGGCCCGGGCCGCAGCAGCTGGGGCCCTACGTGCGCGCCTTCCTGGACGACCGCGAGGTGGCCGGGATCGGCGAGCTGCCGGCCGACCGGCGCCTGCCCATCGCCTGGACGCCGTATCTGGCGTCGGACGACGCGGGCGAGACGGCGGAGATGGCACGGCACTGCGGCGGCACGGTCGGCGTCGGCCCGCTGGACGCGGCCGAGGCCGGGCGCATGGCGATCGCGTCGGACCCCGCGGGCGCGGTGTTCGGCATCTGGCAGCCCGCGGAGCACCTGGGCACCGCGGTCGCCGGGGTGCCGGGCACGCCCGCCTGGAACGAGCTGGTGACCCGGGAGACGGCGGAGGTCGGCAAGTTCTACCGGACGCTGTTCGGCTACACCGAGGAGGCGTCCGGCGACCCCGACGCGGACGTCCTGACGCTGTTCCTGGAAGGCCGGGCGGTGGCCTCGGTGCACGGCGTCGGGAACGAGCTGCCGCGCGACCGGGGCGCGTACTGGATGACGTACTTCGAGGCCGCGGACGTGGACGCGGCGGTGGCGCGGGTGGTCGAGCTCGGCGGCCGTGTCGTGCGTCCCGCGCGCGAGGGCGCGTACGGCCGGATCGCGACGGTCGCCGACCCCGAGGGCGCGGTGTTCACGCTCGTGCACACCGAGCGGTCCTGCCAGGAGCCTGTGCGGACGGCCTGA
- a CDS encoding sulfurtransferase: MNAIISASELASDLEGGNPPVVLDVRWQLGGPHQRPAYEEAHIPSAVFVDLDAELAGPAGAAGRHPLPDPERFGAAMRAAGVSGDRGVVVYDGGQGWAAARAWWLLRWAGHPSVRVLDGGLAAWGGALESGDVRPPEEGTFEPVPDSVPRLDADGAAALARSGLLLDARAAERYRGDVEPIDRVGGHIPGAVSAPTTENVRDDGRFRTAGELAARFTALGASDAPEVGVYCGSGVSGAHEVLALAVAGIPAALYVGSWSEWSSDASRPVAKGPDPQ; encoded by the coding sequence ATGAATGCCATCATCTCCGCATCCGAACTCGCGAGCGACCTGGAGGGCGGGAATCCGCCAGTGGTCCTCGACGTCCGCTGGCAGCTCGGCGGTCCGCACCAGCGCCCTGCTTACGAAGAGGCCCACATCCCGTCGGCGGTCTTCGTCGACCTGGACGCCGAGCTCGCCGGTCCGGCCGGCGCGGCCGGGCGGCATCCACTGCCGGACCCCGAGCGCTTCGGCGCGGCGATGCGGGCGGCGGGCGTCTCGGGGGACCGGGGCGTGGTCGTGTACGACGGCGGGCAGGGCTGGGCCGCGGCGCGCGCCTGGTGGCTGCTGCGCTGGGCGGGGCATCCCTCGGTGCGGGTCCTCGACGGCGGCCTCGCGGCGTGGGGCGGCGCGCTGGAGTCCGGCGACGTACGGCCGCCCGAGGAGGGCACGTTCGAGCCGGTCCCCGACTCCGTGCCCCGGCTCGACGCGGACGGCGCGGCCGCCCTGGCCCGCTCGGGCCTGCTCCTGGACGCGCGGGCCGCGGAGCGCTACCGGGGCGACGTCGAGCCGATCGACCGCGTGGGTGGTCACATCCCGGGCGCGGTCTCGGCCCCCACGACGGAGAACGTCCGCGACGATGGCCGGTTCCGTACGGCCGGGGAGCTGGCGGCGCGCTTCACGGCCCTGGGCGCGTCCGACGCCCCGGAGGTCGGGGTGTACTGCGGCTCGGGCGTCTCGGGCGCCCATGAGGTCCTGGCCCTCGCGGTGGCGGGCATTCCGGCGGCGCTGTACGTCGGTTCGTGGTCGGAGTGGTCGTCGGACGCGTCCCGTCCGGTGGCGAAGGGGCCGGATCCGCAGTAG
- the sepH gene encoding septation protein SepH has translation MPELRVVAVSNDGTRLVLKAADSTEYTLPIDERLRAAVRGDRPRLGQIEIEVESHLRPRDIQARIRAGASAEEVASLAGIPVDRVRRFEGPVLAERAFMAERARKTPVRRPGENTGPQLGEAVQERLLLRGADKESVQWDSWRRDDGTWEVLLVYRVATEPHSASWTYDPPRRLVQAVDDEARALIGETDDIAAPEPSFPFVPRIARLPRDRPLERALDRPGAPAPEPAEEPGPSGAIAEQERDSLTSLLEAVPSFRGDMVVPERPTTAPSELPSAQDEPEQEPEAEEPPASAASAGSAYADVLMPRAVASHRERLVGSTDRQAEADGVRPGRRAAVPSWDEIVFGTRRKKQE, from the coding sequence ATGCCCGAACTGCGTGTCGTGGCCGTCAGCAACGACGGCACACGGCTGGTGCTGAAGGCTGCGGACAGCACGGAGTACACGCTTCCCATCGACGAACGACTCCGCGCCGCCGTACGCGGTGACCGCCCGAGACTCGGCCAGATCGAGATCGAGGTGGAGAGCCACCTCCGGCCCCGAGACATCCAGGCCCGTATACGCGCTGGAGCCAGCGCGGAAGAAGTCGCCTCGCTCGCCGGCATCCCGGTCGACCGCGTCCGCCGCTTCGAGGGCCCCGTGCTCGCCGAGCGCGCCTTCATGGCCGAGCGCGCCCGGAAGACCCCCGTGCGCCGCCCCGGCGAGAACACCGGACCCCAGCTCGGCGAGGCCGTCCAGGAGCGGCTGCTGCTGCGCGGCGCCGACAAGGAATCCGTCCAGTGGGACTCCTGGCGCCGCGACGACGGCACCTGGGAGGTGCTGCTCGTCTACCGCGTCGCCACCGAGCCGCACTCCGCGAGCTGGACGTACGACCCGCCGCGCCGTCTCGTCCAGGCCGTCGACGACGAGGCCCGCGCCCTCATCGGCGAGACCGACGACATCGCCGCGCCCGAGCCCAGCTTTCCGTTCGTGCCGCGCATCGCCCGGCTGCCCCGGGACCGGCCGCTGGAGCGCGCGCTCGACCGCCCCGGCGCCCCGGCGCCCGAGCCCGCCGAGGAGCCGGGCCCGAGCGGGGCGATCGCCGAGCAGGAGCGCGACTCCCTGACCAGCCTCTTGGAGGCGGTACCGAGCTTCCGGGGCGACATGGTCGTCCCGGAGCGCCCCACCACCGCACCCTCCGAACTGCCGTCCGCACAGGACGAGCCGGAGCAGGAGCCCGAGGCCGAGGAGCCCCCGGCGAGCGCCGCGTCGGCCGGTTCGGCGTACGCGGACGTGCTGATGCCGCGCGCCGTGGCCAGCCACCGCGAGCGCCTGGTCGGCTCCACGGACCGCCAGGCCGAGGCGGACGGCGTCCGGCCCGGCCGCCGCGCCGCCGTGCCGAGCTGGGACGAGATCGTCTTCGGCACCCGCCGCAAGAAGCAGGAGTAG
- a CDS encoding D-arabinono-1,4-lactone oxidase, producing MSRAASRGTGAAATSGRSRAAWRNWAGTVSARPAREATPASVDELVAAVRGARADGLTVKPVGSGHSFTAAAATDGLLIRPDLLTGIRAIDHAAGTVTVEAGTPLKRLNAALAREGLSLTNMGDIMEQTVSGAVSTGTHGTGRDSASIAAQITALELVTADGEILTCSPDEHPDVFAAARVGLGALGVISAITFSVEPLFLLRAREEPMTFDEVTRSIDELVTENEHFEFYWFPHTDNCNTKRNNRSLGPADPPGTISAFVEDELLSNGLFQVVNSLGRAVPATIPSIAKISSKALSARTYTDIPYKVFTSPRRVRFVEMEYAVPREALVDTLRELRTMIERSPLRVSFPVEVRTAPADDITLSTASGRDSAYIAVHLYKGTPFRTYFSAAEQIFVAHEGRPHWGKLHTRDAAYFAEAYPRFAEFTALRDRLDPDRLFANAYLRRVLGD from the coding sequence ATGAGCAGGGCAGCGAGCAGGGGCACGGGCGCGGCAGCGACCAGCGGGAGGAGTCGAGCGGCGTGGCGTAACTGGGCGGGCACCGTCAGCGCGCGCCCCGCGCGCGAGGCCACGCCCGCCTCGGTCGACGAGCTCGTCGCGGCGGTCCGCGGAGCCAGGGCCGATGGCCTGACCGTGAAGCCCGTGGGCAGCGGCCACTCCTTCACGGCCGCCGCCGCGACCGACGGCCTGCTGATACGCCCCGACCTGCTCACCGGCATCCGTGCGATCGATCACGCCGCGGGCACCGTCACCGTCGAGGCGGGCACCCCGCTCAAGCGCCTGAACGCCGCGCTCGCCCGCGAGGGCCTGTCGCTGACGAACATGGGCGACATCATGGAGCAGACGGTCTCCGGAGCCGTCAGCACCGGGACGCACGGCACGGGCCGCGACTCCGCGTCGATCGCCGCCCAGATCACGGCGCTCGAACTGGTCACCGCGGACGGCGAGATCCTCACCTGCTCACCGGACGAGCACCCCGACGTCTTCGCCGCCGCGCGCGTGGGTCTCGGAGCGCTCGGCGTCATCAGCGCGATCACGTTCTCCGTAGAGCCCCTCTTCCTGCTGAGGGCCCGCGAGGAGCCGATGACCTTCGACGAGGTCACCAGGTCGATCGACGAACTCGTCACCGAGAACGAGCACTTCGAGTTCTACTGGTTCCCGCACACCGACAACTGCAACACCAAGCGCAACAACCGCAGCCTGGGCCCCGCCGACCCGCCCGGCACGATCAGCGCCTTCGTAGAGGACGAACTGCTCTCCAACGGCCTCTTCCAGGTCGTCAACTCGCTCGGCCGCGCCGTGCCCGCGACCATCCCGTCCATCGCCAAGATCTCCAGCAAGGCCCTGTCGGCCCGCACCTACACGGACATCCCGTACAAGGTCTTCACCAGCCCCCGGCGGGTGCGCTTCGTGGAGATGGAGTACGCCGTCCCGCGCGAGGCGCTCGTGGACACGCTGCGGGAGTTGAGGACGATGATCGAGCGCTCCCCACTGCGCGTGAGCTTCCCCGTGGAGGTCCGCACGGCGCCCGCCGACGACATCACGCTCTCCACGGCGTCCGGCCGCGACAGCGCGTACATCGCCGTGCACCTCTACAAGGGCACGCCCTTCCGTACGTACTTCAGCGCCGCGGAGCAGATCTTCGTCGCCCACGAGGGACGGCCCCACTGGGGCAAGCTCCACACCCGCGACGCCGCGTACTTCGCCGAGGCCTACCCGCGCTTCGCCGAGTTCACGGCGCTGCGCGACCGCCTCGACCCGGACCGGCTCTTCGCCAACGCCTATCTGCGGCGGGTACTCGGCGACTGA
- a CDS encoding MFS transporter, producing MPSPYRAIFAAPGSKGFSVAGFIGRMPLSMMGIGIVTMVSQITGRYGLAGALSATVALSAAAIGPQISRLVDRHGQRRVLRPATLVTLVAVAGLLLAARFELPDWTLFVFAAVAGAVPSLGSMVRARWAALYRDTPQLHTAYSFESVVDEICFIFGPIISIGLSTVWFPESGPLLAAVFLAVGVFWLTAQRATEPVPHPREHHTGGSALRSPGLQVLVAAFVATGTIFGAVDVVTVAFAEEEGRKSAASLVLAAYALGSCLAGVGFGLMHFKGSPARRWLVGLCAMAVSMIPLQLVGSLPFLAAALFLAGLSIAPTMITTMALVEQHVPRAKLTEGMTWVSTGLAVGIALGSSVAGWVIDAAGPSAGYGVPGVAGALAAAVGFLGYRRLKRPDPRRGGTHEQGSEQGHGRGSDQREESSGVA from the coding sequence GTGCCGAGCCCCTACCGCGCCATCTTCGCCGCCCCCGGCAGCAAGGGCTTCTCCGTCGCCGGGTTCATCGGGCGGATGCCGCTGTCGATGATGGGCATCGGCATCGTGACGATGGTCTCCCAGATCACCGGGCGGTACGGCCTCGCGGGCGCCCTGTCCGCCACCGTCGCGCTGTCCGCCGCCGCCATCGGCCCCCAGATATCCCGGCTCGTGGACCGGCACGGCCAGCGCCGGGTGCTGCGGCCCGCGACCCTGGTGACGCTCGTCGCCGTCGCGGGCCTGCTGCTCGCCGCGCGCTTCGAGCTGCCGGACTGGACGCTGTTCGTCTTCGCCGCGGTCGCGGGCGCCGTGCCGAGCCTCGGCTCGATGGTCCGGGCGCGCTGGGCGGCCCTGTACCGCGACACCCCGCAGCTGCACACGGCGTACTCCTTCGAGTCCGTCGTGGACGAGATCTGCTTCATCTTCGGGCCGATCATCTCGATCGGCCTGTCCACGGTGTGGTTCCCCGAGTCGGGGCCGCTGCTCGCCGCCGTCTTCCTGGCCGTGGGCGTCTTCTGGCTGACCGCGCAGCGCGCCACCGAGCCGGTGCCGCACCCGCGCGAACACCACACGGGGGGCTCGGCGTTGCGCTCCCCCGGCCTGCAGGTCCTGGTCGCCGCGTTCGTCGCCACGGGCACGATCTTCGGCGCCGTGGACGTGGTCACGGTGGCCTTCGCCGAGGAGGAGGGGCGCAAGAGCGCCGCGAGCCTGGTCCTCGCCGCGTACGCGCTCGGCTCGTGCCTCGCGGGCGTCGGCTTCGGGCTCATGCACTTCAAGGGGTCGCCCGCGCGCAGGTGGCTGGTGGGTCTCTGCGCGATGGCCGTGAGTATGATCCCGCTGCAACTGGTCGGGAGCCTGCCGTTCCTGGCCGCTGCGCTCTTCCTCGCGGGCCTGTCCATCGCGCCGACGATGATCACGACCATGGCCCTCGTCGAACAGCACGTACCACGCGCGAAGCTGACCGAGGGCATGACCTGGGTCAGCACCGGGCTCGCCGTCGGGATCGCGCTCGGCTCCTCCGTGGCCGGCTGGGTGATCGACGCCGCGGGACCGAGCGCCGGGTACGGCGTGCCGGGCGTGGCCGGAGCGCTCGCGGCGGCGGTCGGATTCCTGGGGTATCGCCGGCTGAAGCGGCCGGATCCGCGACGGGGAGGGACCCATGAGCAGGGCAGCGAGCAGGGGCACGGGCGCGGCAGCGACCAGCGGGAGGAGTCGAGCGGCGTGGCGTAA